The region GCCGGACCGGGTGGTGGGCGTGCTGCGAACTCCCCGGCTGAAGCGAGCACCGGCAGGCGGATGGATTCCCGAGTAGGCCGCTCTTCATTTTGCGAATTTTTTGAGCAGAAAGACGAGAAGGTGCGCAGAGTCCTCAGCCGGCAGGGCTTCCCCGAGCCCATGGTTGTGTTAATGCGTGGTGCCAATAGGGCAGCGATTGCCCCGTAAAGGGTATCGGCATCCCATATCCTCGGCTGTGAAACAATGGAACCCAGGAGAGTCTGAGATGGTAGGGCGTTGGCGCAAACCGGTTGCGAGCATGGCATTGGCTCTGGCGGCATTGTCCGCGGCTCCCGCCATGGCGCAAAACAAGACCCTCACGATCTCCTGGTGGGGCTTCAACGGCGACAAGCTCGAAGAAATCATCCTCAAGCCGTTTCGCGCCCAGTGCGGCTGCGACCTGGTCTTCGAGACGGGCAACAACGCCGACCGCCTGAACAAGATCAAGATCCGCGGCGGCGGTGGCGTCGATGTCGTGTACCTGACCGACAGCTATTCGCAGCTCGGCATCCAGGAGGGCCTGTTCCAGCCGGTCGATCGCGCGAAGGTCCCCAACATCAACGGCATCTACGATATCGCCAAGGAGCCGCAGGGCAAGTTCGGGCCGGCCTACACCGTCGGCCGCGTCGGCATCATCTACGACAGCGCCAAGGTTTCGGCGCCGATCACCTCCTGGAACGACCTGTGGCGGGACGATCTCAAGCGCCGCGTCTCTCTGCCCGGCATCACCACGACGGCCGGTCCGATGACGGTTCTGGTCGCTGCCAGCAAGGCTGGCGTCGATCCCTACAAGGACGAGAGCGCGGCCTTCAAGGCTCTGGATCAGCTGAAGCCCAACGTAGTGAAGAACTACAACACCGGCTCGGAGCTCGTGAACCTGTTCTCGACCGGCGAAGTCTCCGTGGCCATGGCGCAGGACTTCACCCTCGCCCAGATCCAGGCGGCGGTGCCGACCGTGCGGTGGGCCGAACTGAAGGAGGGCGATTACGCCACCCTCAACACGGTGAACATCGCCAAGGGCGCGGCGAACCCGGAGCTAGCGCATCAGTTCATCAACTTTATCCTCGACCCCAAGATCCAGCAGACGCTCGCCGAGCGGGGAGTGGACGCTCCCGTCGCCACGGCCGTGCAGCTGACGCCGGAGCAGGCCTCCCGCTGGACCTATGGCCAGAAGATGATCTCGTCGCTCAGGCGTCTCGATTACGAGAAGCTGAACGCGGCCAAGACCGACTGGCTCGATGCCTGGAGCGAGGTCTTCGGGAAGTAACCCTGCCATCATGACAGCAAGACATTTCTGGCGCCGGAACGGCGCAACCGGGTGGGCGCTGACAGCGCCCGCCACTCTCGCGGTGATCGGGTTCCTGATCGTGCCCATCGGGGCCGTGATCGCGGGGACCTTCATGGATCCGCGGGGGATCTTCGCGCCCTACATCTCGTATTTCAACAGCGGCTTCCGCACGACCGTTCTGTTCCGAACGCTGCAGATCTCGGCCCTGACGACGATCATCTCGCTGATCTTCGGCTTCATGACCGCCTATGTGGTGTCGCGGGCTCCGGGCAAGGTGAAGAGCCTGCTCATCGTCGCGGCGGTCTTTCCGCTCCTCACCGGCGTCGTGGTCCGCGCCTTCGCGTGGCTCATCATCCTAGGCCGCAACGGCATCCTGAACCAGACCCTTCTGGCGCTCGGCATCGTCAACGAGCCGCTCGAGATGCTCTACACGCAGGGCGCCGTCATCGTCGGGATGGTGTATCTCTTCGTGCCGCTGATGGTGTTGTCCCTGGTCGGTGTTCTGGAGAACATCCCCAGGGATGTGCTTCAGGCCTCCTCGTCCCTCGGTGCATCGCCGGTGGCGACCTTCTGGCAGGTGCTGCTGCCGCTCGCCGTGCCGGGGCTCATCGTCGGTGCCGTGCTGGTCTTCACCGGCAGCTTCACGGCCTACGCCACCCCGCAACTTCTGGGCGGAGAGCGTCAGACGGTTCTCGCGACCCTGCTTCAGCAGCGCGCCATGGTGTCCTTCGACTGGGTCGGCGCCTCGACCATCGCGGCGATCATGACGGTGATCACCATCACCATCGTCCTCGCCATGAGCCACATCGCCCGCCGCATCAACCCCATGGCCACGTGATGTCCGACAGACCTCATCCCATCCTCATCGTCGTGACGGCCCTGGTCTATCTCTTCCTGATGCTGCCGCTCGTCATCGTGGTCGGCGCGGCGCTCAGCGACACGACGTATCTGACCTTCCCGCCGCAGGGCCTCTCTCTGCGCTGGTTCTACAACATCTTCGAGATCAGCGCCTTCCGGCGGACCATCGTGACGAGTCTGCAGATCGCCTTCCTGGGTACGATGATCGCGCTCCTGATCGGCATTCCGGCCGCCTATGCGCTCAACCGCTTCCGGGTCGAACTGCCGAAATGGCTCGGCACCCTGTTCGTGCTGCCGATCCTCGTGCCCGAGATTGTGTTCGGCTTCGCTCTGCTGAAATCGTTCACGGTCGGAACGGGAGCGCCGATCTTCCTGGCGCTGCTCATCGGCCATACGCTCATCGTGCTGCCCTACGTGGTGCGGGTGATCAGCGCCAGTCTCGCGTCCTTCGACTTCTCCATCGAGGAGGCGGCGATCAGCCTCGGCAGCGCGCCCGTGAAGACCTTCTTCACGATCGTCCTGCCGAATGTCAGGGGAGGGGTGATCGCGGCGTTCATCCTCGCCTTCATCACGTCGCTCAACGACGTGTCCGTGTCGCTCTTCCTGACCGGACCGGGCATCAGCACCCTGCCGATCCAGATCCTGGCGCATGTCGAGCAGTTCTTCGATCCCACGGTCGCGTCCGTCTCCGTCCTTCTGATGTTCCTCACCGTGGCCGTGATGGCCATCGTCGAGCGGACGCTCGGCCTCACCTTTCTTGCGAAGTGATTTCCGTGACACAGCCTCTCGATATCAACGCCGTTTCCGCCCATTACGGAACGACCAAGGTTCTCGAAGACCTCTCGCTCTCGGTCCAAGCCGGCGAACTCGTCTCCCTTCTCGGGGCCAGCGGCTGTGGCAAGACCACCACCTTGCGCCTCATCGCCGGGTTCCTGTCGCCGACGAGCGGCTCGATCTCCCTCGGCGGGCGCGACCTGACGCGGCTGCCGACGCACAAGCGCGACATCGGCCTCGTCTTCCAGAACTACGCCCTGTTCCCGCACCTGTCGGTTCTCGACAACGTCGCCTTCGGCCTCAAGCAGCGCGGCATCGGCCCTGCCCAGCGTCGCAAGCGGGCGCTGGCCATGCTGGAGCGCGTCGGGCTCGCGGCCCTGGCGGATCGCGCCCCGGGAGCGCTCTCGGGCGGCCAGAAGCAGCGTGTGGCGCTCGCGCGCGCGCTCGTGATCGAGCCGCCACTTCTCATGTTCGACGAGCCGCTCTCCAACCTGGATGCCAAGCTCAGGGTCGACATGCGCGTCGAGATCCGTCAGTTGCAGCGCGCCAACGGCACCACCTCGGTCTATGTCACGCACGACCAAGAAGAGGCCTTCTCGATCTCCGACCGCGTCGCCATCATGAGCGCCGGGCGGCTCATGCAGTTCGACAGGCCGGAGGTGCTCTACAGGCGGCCTGCCAACACCTTCGTGGCCCGTTTCGTCGGCTTCGAGAACGTCATCCCGTTCAACGTCGTGGTGCGGGACGGCGATGACGTGACGGCGGAGACGGCTGGGCTGCGGCTGCGCCTCTCGCAGAGCCTGTTCGGCTCCATCCCCGACACGTTCCTGCTCGCGACGCGGCCCGATGGACTGATGGTGTCCCCTGACGCGGCCGCCGAGGGACTGCCGGCCCAGCTGGGCCTGAGGACCTATCTCGGCCGCGCCTATCAATACCAGTGCGAGACGGCAGCCGGTCGCCTCATCGCCAATGGCAGCCTCACGAATCCGCTGAAATCGGGCGCGAGCGTGAAGCTCGTGCCGGTGCCGGAGCAATGCACCATCCTGGCGTCCGAGGAAGACTGACGATGGCTGCGATCCTCATCCAGAACGCCTGCCTGCTTCCCATCGACGAGGCCATGAGCATCATCGATCGGGGATGGATGCACGTCGAGAACGGCACGATTCAGGCGATCGGCTCCGGCGAGCCGCCACGGATCGAGGGAGCCGAACTCATCGACGTCGATGGTAACGTGATCATGCCCGGCATGGTCAATCCCCATGCCCATCTGGCCATGACCTTGTTCCGCGGCCTCGGCGAGGACGTGGACGACCGGCTGTTCCGCTACGTCTTGCCTATGGAGCGCAAGTTCGTCTCGCCCGAGATGGTGCGCGTCGGGACGCTGCTCGGGGCGCTTGAATCCATCGAGGCCGGCGTCACCACCATCGCCGACATGTACTATTACGAGACGGAGGTCGGGCGCGCCCTGGACCAGGCGGGTCTGCGCGGCGTGGTCGGCCAGACCCTCGCGACCTTCGATCCGCCGGATCACAAGACGATCGATCAGGGCTTCGCCCTCGTGGAGG is a window of Microvirga lotononidis DNA encoding:
- a CDS encoding ABC transporter substrate-binding protein, which produces MVGRWRKPVASMALALAALSAAPAMAQNKTLTISWWGFNGDKLEEIILKPFRAQCGCDLVFETGNNADRLNKIKIRGGGGVDVVYLTDSYSQLGIQEGLFQPVDRAKVPNINGIYDIAKEPQGKFGPAYTVGRVGIIYDSAKVSAPITSWNDLWRDDLKRRVSLPGITTTAGPMTVLVAASKAGVDPYKDESAAFKALDQLKPNVVKNYNTGSELVNLFSTGEVSVAMAQDFTLAQIQAAVPTVRWAELKEGDYATLNTVNIAKGAANPELAHQFINFILDPKIQQTLAERGVDAPVATAVQLTPEQASRWTYGQKMISSLRRLDYEKLNAAKTDWLDAWSEVFGK
- a CDS encoding ABC transporter permease, with protein sequence MTARHFWRRNGATGWALTAPATLAVIGFLIVPIGAVIAGTFMDPRGIFAPYISYFNSGFRTTVLFRTLQISALTTIISLIFGFMTAYVVSRAPGKVKSLLIVAAVFPLLTGVVVRAFAWLIILGRNGILNQTLLALGIVNEPLEMLYTQGAVIVGMVYLFVPLMVLSLVGVLENIPRDVLQASSSLGASPVATFWQVLLPLAVPGLIVGAVLVFTGSFTAYATPQLLGGERQTVLATLLQQRAMVSFDWVGASTIAAIMTVITITIVLAMSHIARRINPMAT
- a CDS encoding ABC transporter permease, whose protein sequence is MMSDRPHPILIVVTALVYLFLMLPLVIVVGAALSDTTYLTFPPQGLSLRWFYNIFEISAFRRTIVTSLQIAFLGTMIALLIGIPAAYALNRFRVELPKWLGTLFVLPILVPEIVFGFALLKSFTVGTGAPIFLALLIGHTLIVLPYVVRVISASLASFDFSIEEAAISLGSAPVKTFFTIVLPNVRGGVIAAFILAFITSLNDVSVSLFLTGPGISTLPIQILAHVEQFFDPTVASVSVLLMFLTVAVMAIVERTLGLTFLAK
- a CDS encoding ABC transporter ATP-binding protein produces the protein MTQPLDINAVSAHYGTTKVLEDLSLSVQAGELVSLLGASGCGKTTTLRLIAGFLSPTSGSISLGGRDLTRLPTHKRDIGLVFQNYALFPHLSVLDNVAFGLKQRGIGPAQRRKRALAMLERVGLAALADRAPGALSGGQKQRVALARALVIEPPLLMFDEPLSNLDAKLRVDMRVEIRQLQRANGTTSVYVTHDQEEAFSISDRVAIMSAGRLMQFDRPEVLYRRPANTFVARFVGFENVIPFNVVVRDGDDVTAETAGLRLRLSQSLFGSIPDTFLLATRPDGLMVSPDAAAEGLPAQLGLRTYLGRAYQYQCETAAGRLIANGSLTNPLKSGASVKLVPVPEQCTILASEED